Proteins encoded within one genomic window of Cyanobacterium stanieri LEGE 03274:
- a CDS encoding M3 family metallopeptidase — protein MTTTTVKNPLLIGKGLPPFADIKPEHIVPGIDELLTELETELTKLEENITPTWEALVNPLNNIEERLRWSWGIIGHLMGVKNSPELRAAYETVQPKLVQFASRLSQSKPIYEGFTKIQASADWDKLESAQQRIIESAIKEAELSGVALEGEKKERFNEIQLQLAELSTKFSNNVLDSTKAFQLKLTTPEEVDGLPASLLSLVAQTARMEGEEEATAEKGPWIITLDYPSFGPFLKFSTQRDLREKVYRAFVTRASEGDTDNNPLINKILTLRQEQADILGYANYAQVSLTRKMADSVEAVEKLLEELRVVSYDVAKEELEELKTFAKTEDLQPWDVSFWAEKQREFKFNFTEEELRPYFSLERVLDGLFGLAKKIFGVTITPADGIAPVWHGDVKYFQVADENNETMAYFYLDAYSRPAEKRGGAWMDDCVGRARIEENGMVTTRLPVAYLTCNQSPPVDGKPSLMTFGEVETLFHEFGHGLQHMLTKIDYIGASGINNVEWDAVELPSQFMENWCLEKSTLFGMAKHYETGETLPNHYYEKLVASKNYMSASAMLRQLHFSLLDLELHARYSPSDEVSAHDVARKLAEKTMVMSPLPEDRFLCAFGHIFAGGYAAGYYSYKWAEVLSADAFSAFEEVDLEDEGAIALIGKRFRDTVLGLGGSLSPMEVFKQFRGREPQTEALLRHSGLLATAS, from the coding sequence ATGACCACAACAACGGTAAAAAATCCCCTGCTTATTGGTAAAGGATTACCCCCCTTTGCAGACATCAAACCTGAGCATATTGTGCCAGGCATAGACGAATTATTAACAGAGTTAGAGACAGAATTAACCAAGCTAGAAGAAAATATAACCCCTACATGGGAAGCATTAGTAAATCCCCTTAATAATATTGAAGAAAGACTGCGCTGGAGTTGGGGCATTATCGGGCATTTGATGGGAGTGAAAAACAGCCCTGAATTGCGCGCCGCTTATGAAACCGTACAACCAAAATTAGTACAGTTTGCCAGTAGATTAAGCCAGAGTAAGCCAATCTATGAAGGTTTTACCAAAATACAAGCTAGTGCAGACTGGGATAAATTAGAATCCGCCCAACAGAGAATTATTGAGTCTGCCATCAAAGAAGCGGAATTGTCAGGGGTTGCCCTTGAGGGTGAAAAAAAAGAGCGTTTTAATGAAATTCAGTTACAACTAGCGGAATTGTCTACCAAGTTTTCTAATAATGTTTTAGATTCCACCAAGGCTTTTCAGTTAAAATTAACAACTCCTGAAGAAGTCGATGGTTTACCTGCTAGTTTATTGAGCCTAGTTGCCCAAACCGCCAGAATGGAAGGGGAGGAAGAAGCCACTGCAGAAAAAGGCCCTTGGATTATCACTTTAGATTATCCCAGCTTTGGCCCTTTCCTTAAATTTAGTACCCAAAGAGACTTGAGGGAAAAAGTTTATCGTGCTTTTGTTACCCGTGCCAGTGAGGGAGACACTGATAATAATCCTCTAATCAACAAAATTTTAACCCTCAGACAAGAACAGGCGGATATTTTAGGTTATGCTAACTATGCACAAGTGAGCCTTACCCGTAAGATGGCTGACTCGGTGGAAGCCGTGGAGAAACTGTTAGAAGAATTAAGGGTAGTTAGTTATGATGTTGCAAAAGAGGAGTTAGAGGAATTAAAGACTTTTGCGAAAACTGAGGATTTACAACCTTGGGATGTGAGTTTCTGGGCGGAGAAACAAAGGGAGTTTAAGTTTAATTTTACTGAGGAAGAGTTACGCCCTTATTTTTCTCTTGAAAGGGTGTTGGATGGTTTATTTGGTTTGGCGAAAAAGATTTTTGGGGTGACGATTACCCCTGCTGATGGAATAGCGCCTGTGTGGCATGGGGATGTGAAATATTTTCAGGTGGCGGATGAGAATAACGAAACCATGGCTTATTTTTATCTTGATGCCTATTCTCGCCCTGCGGAAAAAAGAGGGGGCGCATGGATGGATGATTGTGTAGGTAGGGCAAGGATTGAGGAGAATGGGATGGTAACCACTCGTTTACCTGTGGCTTATCTTACTTGTAATCAGTCTCCCCCTGTGGATGGTAAACCTAGTTTGATGACTTTTGGGGAGGTGGAAACTCTTTTCCATGAGTTTGGCCATGGTTTACAGCATATGTTGACTAAAATTGACTATATTGGTGCTTCTGGTATCAATAATGTGGAATGGGATGCGGTAGAGTTACCGAGTCAGTTTATGGAAAATTGGTGTTTGGAAAAAAGTACCTTGTTTGGTATGGCGAAACACTATGAGACTGGGGAGACTTTACCGAATCATTATTATGAGAAGTTGGTGGCTTCTAAGAATTATATGAGTGCTTCTGCTATGTTACGTCAGTTGCATTTTAGTTTATTGGATTTGGAGTTACACGCGCGTTATAGTCCTAGTGATGAGGTTTCAGCCCATGATGTGGCAAGGAAGTTGGCAGAGAAAACCATGGTAATGTCTCCTTTACCTGAAGATAGATTTTTATGTGCTTTTGGGCATATTTTTGCGGGGGGGTATGCCGCTGGTTATTACAGTTATAAATGGGCTGAGGTGCTTAGTGCTGATGCTTTCTCTGCTTTTGAGGAGGTTGATTTGGAGGATGAAGGTGCGATCGCCCTTATTGGTAAACGTTTTCGTGATACTGTATTAGGATTAGGTGGTAGTTTATCACCCATGGAAGTATTTAAACAATTCCGAGGAAGAGAACCCCAAACTGAGGCATTATTAAGACATAGTGGATTATTAGCAACGGCTAGTTAA
- the rpiA gene encoding ribose-5-phosphate isomerase RpiA, which translates to MIMTTDPVTLMKQEVGKAAAGRVKSDSIVGLGTGSTTAFAIQYIGERLASGDLKNIVGVPTSFQAEVLAKRYGIPLTTLDAIAHIDVAIDGADEVDPQKNLIKGGGAAHTREKVVDSLAKEFIVVVDGGKLVDKLGSTFLLPVEVIPMAVTPVMRKLEELGGKPDLRMGVKKAGPVVTDQGNLVIDVKFDDIADPASLEATINNIPGVLENGLFVGVADVVLVGEIIDGKPNIREF; encoded by the coding sequence ATAATTATGACTACAGATCCAGTTACCTTAATGAAACAAGAGGTGGGTAAGGCTGCCGCAGGGAGAGTCAAATCGGATTCTATCGTTGGTTTGGGCACAGGTTCAACTACTGCCTTTGCTATTCAGTATATTGGTGAGAGATTGGCCAGTGGAGATTTAAAAAATATTGTGGGAGTGCCTACCTCTTTTCAGGCCGAGGTTTTGGCAAAAAGATATGGTATTCCCCTTACTACCCTGGATGCGATCGCCCATATTGATGTTGCCATCGATGGGGCGGATGAAGTTGACCCCCAAAAAAATCTAATTAAGGGGGGAGGGGCCGCCCATACCCGTGAAAAGGTAGTTGATAGTTTGGCGAAAGAATTCATTGTGGTGGTAGATGGCGGTAAGCTCGTGGATAAGCTCGGTTCTACCTTTCTTTTGCCCGTGGAGGTTATTCCCATGGCGGTTACCCCTGTTATGCGTAAGTTAGAGGAGTTAGGGGGTAAACCTGATTTGAGAATGGGGGTTAAAAAAGCTGGCCCTGTGGTCACAGATCAAGGAAATTTGGTTATAGACGTTAAGTTTGATGATATAGCAGATCCTGCCAGTCTTGAAGCTACCATTAATAATATTCCAGGAGTATTGGAAAATGGTTTATTCGTGGGGGTTGCCGATGTGGTTTTAGTGGGAGAAATTATTGACGGTAAACCCAACATACGGGAATTTTGA
- the bioU gene encoding (S)-8-amino-7-oxononanoate synthase BioU — MSNKKIRVGLLGFGGLGQAAGRILQPKSEMELVAVADRHGYAYNNSGLDIDQLIHTYHEKGSTGYAQGGVISDNSIAELINQADVDGYFLALPNLPNTFMADVTREFIKSGWQGVLVDALKRTSAVEQLLTLHEDLQKAGITYLTGCGATPGLLTAAAAVAAQSFAEIHNVKITFGVGIANWEAYRATIREDIAHMPGFDVDKANAMSDGEVEAFLDKTNGILTLENMEHADDIMLELAGICDRTQVSVGGVVDTRNPKKPLSTNVKITGRTFEGKISAHTFTLGDETSMAANVCGPAFGYLKAGVQLRQKGINGLLTAAEVMPLFVR; from the coding sequence ATGAGTAATAAAAAAATTAGAGTAGGTTTATTAGGTTTTGGCGGATTAGGACAAGCCGCAGGAAGAATTTTACAACCTAAATCAGAAATGGAATTAGTAGCGGTTGCCGATCGCCACGGATACGCTTACAATAACTCAGGGTTAGATATTGATCAATTAATTCACACCTACCACGAAAAAGGCTCTACAGGATATGCTCAAGGTGGTGTAATCAGTGATAACAGTATCGCCGAATTAATTAACCAAGCAGATGTGGACGGTTATTTTCTCGCCCTGCCCAACTTACCCAATACCTTCATGGCAGACGTTACCCGTGAATTTATTAAATCTGGTTGGCAAGGAGTATTAGTAGATGCCCTCAAACGTACTAGCGCCGTTGAACAATTATTAACCCTCCACGAAGACTTACAAAAAGCAGGAATTACCTATTTAACAGGTTGTGGCGCTACCCCTGGATTACTCACCGCCGCCGCCGCCGTTGCCGCCCAAAGTTTTGCCGAAATTCATAACGTTAAAATTACCTTTGGGGTAGGTATAGCTAATTGGGAAGCCTACCGCGCCACCATTCGAGAAGACATTGCCCATATGCCAGGGTTTGATGTAGATAAGGCTAACGCCATGAGTGATGGGGAAGTAGAAGCATTTTTGGATAAAACCAACGGTATTCTAACCCTTGAAAACATGGAACATGCCGATGATATTATGTTAGAACTAGCGGGTATATGCGATCGCACTCAGGTATCTGTTGGAGGTGTTGTCGATACCCGTAACCCCAAAAAACCCCTTAGCACCAATGTAAAAATCACAGGACGCACCTTCGAGGGCAAAATCTCCGCCCATACCTTTACCCTAGGGGATGAAACCAGCATGGCAGCCAACGTATGTGGCCCAGCCTTCGGTTATCTCAAGGCAGGTGTACAATTAAGACAGAAAGGTATCAATGGTTTATTAACCGCTGCCGAGGTAATGCCTTTGTTTGTAAGATAA
- a CDS encoding Uma2 family endonuclease, with protein MVAQLTKQQYTIDEYLELESQAEVRHEYIDGEILEMAGGTTNHNLVTGNIYIALRLALKGKNYPVFIENVRLWISSAKMFTYPDVMVIAENPEYYGENKTTVTNPIIIIEVLSNSTRDYDLGRKFEYYRSLNSLQEYILIDPEKPLVMSYNRNNNQQWSLTILESIDDKLNLNSVPVELILKDTYDGIL; from the coding sequence ATGGTTGCCCAACTCACAAAACAGCAATACACCATCGATGAATATTTGGAATTAGAAAGCCAAGCAGAAGTTAGGCATGAATATATAGACGGAGAAATACTAGAAATGGCAGGAGGTACAACAAACCATAATTTAGTCACAGGAAATATTTATATCGCCCTCAGACTGGCCTTGAAAGGAAAAAACTATCCTGTTTTTATTGAAAATGTACGTTTATGGATTTCTTCGGCAAAAATGTTTACCTATCCTGATGTGATGGTAATAGCCGAAAACCCTGAATATTACGGAGAAAATAAAACTACTGTTACCAATCCCATCATTATCATCGAGGTTTTATCTAACTCCACCAGAGACTATGATTTAGGTCGTAAATTTGAATATTATCGTAGTTTAAATTCTCTCCAAGAGTATATTTTAATCGACCCTGAAAAACCCTTAGTAATGAGTTATAACAGAAATAATAATCAACAATGGTCATTAACTATTCTCGAAAGTATTGATGATAAATTAAACTTAAACTCAGTACCTGTAGAGCTTATTTTGAAAGATACTTATGACGGTATTTTGTAA
- the psbB gene encoding photosystem II chlorophyll-binding protein CP47 — protein MGLPWYRVHTVVINDPGRLISVHLMHTALVAGWAGSMALYELAVFDPSDAVLNPMWRQGMFVLPFMARLGVTGSWGGWSVTGETGVDPGFWSFEGVAIAHIVLSGLLFLAAVWHWVYWDLELFTDSRTGEPALDLPKMFGIHLFLSGLLCFGFGAFHLTGLWGPGMWVSDGYGLTGHVQPVAPEWGPAGFNPFNPGGVVAHHIAAGIVGIIAGLFHLSVRPPEKLYKALRMGNIETVLSSSIAAVFFAAFIVAGTMWYGSATTPVELFGPTRYQWDQGYYQEEIQRRVQSAIAQGSTPQEAWESVPEKLAFYDYVGNSPAKGGLFRTGPMNKGDGIAQGWLGHPVFKDKEGRELSVRRLPNFFETFPVVLSDADGVVRADIPFRRAESALSVEQTGVTVSFLGGELDGQTFSDPLDVKRYARKAQLGEPFEFDTETLNSDGVFRTSTRGWFAFGHACFALLFFFGHIWHGARTLFRDVFAGIDPDLDPEQVEWGLFQKLGDKSTRTAPRSESA, from the coding sequence ATGGGACTACCTTGGTATCGAGTACATACAGTAGTAATTAACGATCCAGGTCGCCTAATCTCTGTTCACTTAATGCACACCGCATTAGTAGCAGGTTGGGCTGGATCTATGGCTCTTTATGAGTTAGCAGTTTTTGATCCTAGCGATGCCGTTTTAAACCCCATGTGGAGACAAGGAATGTTTGTTCTTCCTTTCATGGCTCGTTTAGGTGTCACTGGTTCTTGGGGTGGCTGGAGTGTCACCGGCGAAACTGGTGTTGATCCTGGTTTCTGGTCTTTTGAAGGAGTGGCGATCGCCCATATCGTACTCTCTGGTTTATTATTCCTAGCCGCTGTATGGCACTGGGTATATTGGGATTTAGAACTATTTACCGATTCTCGTACTGGTGAACCCGCATTGGATTTACCAAAAATGTTTGGTATTCACTTATTCTTATCTGGCTTACTCTGTTTCGGTTTTGGTGCATTCCACCTGACCGGTTTATGGGGTCCTGGAATGTGGGTATCTGATGGCTATGGTTTAACAGGTCATGTGCAACCGGTTGCCCCTGAATGGGGTCCTGCTGGGTTTAACCCCTTTAATCCTGGTGGTGTAGTTGCTCACCATATTGCCGCAGGTATCGTTGGTATTATCGCTGGATTGTTCCACCTCAGTGTTCGTCCCCCCGAAAAACTTTATAAAGCTCTTCGTATGGGTAACATTGAAACTGTACTTTCTAGTAGTATTGCCGCCGTATTCTTCGCCGCTTTCATCGTCGCTGGAACTATGTGGTATGGTAGCGCTACTACCCCCGTAGAGTTATTTGGACCTACCCGTTATCAGTGGGATCAAGGTTATTACCAAGAAGAAATTCAGCGTCGTGTTCAAAGTGCGATCGCCCAGGGATCTACTCCCCAAGAGGCTTGGGAATCCGTACCTGAAAAATTAGCCTTCTACGACTACGTAGGAAATAGCCCCGCTAAAGGTGGTTTATTCCGTACCGGACCTATGAACAAAGGTGATGGTATTGCTCAAGGTTGGTTAGGACATCCCGTCTTCAAAGACAAAGAAGGCAGAGAATTATCCGTTCGTCGTCTTCCTAACTTCTTTGAAACCTTCCCCGTAGTTCTTAGCGATGCTGATGGTGTAGTTCGTGCCGATATTCCTTTCCGTCGTGCAGAATCTGCCCTTAGTGTAGAGCAAACTGGTGTTACTGTTTCCTTCTTAGGTGGAGAATTAGATGGTCAAACCTTCTCCGATCCCCTTGATGTAAAACGTTATGCCCGTAAAGCTCAATTAGGTGAACCCTTTGAGTTTGATACCGAAACCCTCAATTCCGATGGTGTATTCCGTACTAGCACCCGTGGTTGGTTTGCTTTTGGTCATGCTTGTTTCGCCTTATTATTCTTCTTCGGTCACATTTGGCATGGAGCCCGTACCTTGTTCCGTGATGTATTCGCTGGTATTGACCCAGACTTAGATCCTGAACAGGTAGAGTGGGGTTTATTCCAAAAACTCGGAGACAAATCTACTCGTACTGCTCCCCGCAGTGAGTCTGCTTAA
- a CDS encoding photosystem II reaction center protein T: protein MESVAYILVLAMAIAVLFFAVAFREPPKIQK from the coding sequence ATGGAAAGTGTTGCATATATTCTTGTATTAGCAATGGCGATCGCAGTTTTATTCTTTGCCGTTGCTTTCCGTGAACCCCCCAAAATTCAAAAATAG
- the egtD gene encoding L-histidine N(alpha)-methyltransferase, which produces MLFANQGKKVEIKYLPNISPIQDNGEDVIEGLSGSPKVLPPKYFYDRTGSLLFEKICELPEYYPTRTETTILTNFASEIASLTGICELVELGSGSSTKTRLLLSAYENMGKPWRYIPIDVSGEMLNRSSLQLAKEYSLLSILGLVGTYEQALWHLPPKELSSRMVVFLGSSLGNFTGLECDRLFTEIAEVLEEGDYFLLGVDLQKPVSILENAYNDSQGVTAEFNLNMLSHLNQRFDGNFRADLWTHKAIYNQELNQIEMYLHCDKKHQVSLKSLDLTVDFSDDDFILTEISRKFDLTEMEDFLQSHHLNTIQFWTDEKQWFGLILAQVRKGMGNSL; this is translated from the coding sequence ATGTTATTTGCTAATCAAGGGAAAAAAGTAGAGATTAAGTATTTACCGAATATCTCCCCGATTCAAGACAATGGCGAAGATGTTATTGAGGGTTTGAGTGGTAGCCCAAAGGTATTACCTCCGAAGTATTTTTACGATCGCACTGGTTCACTTTTATTTGAGAAAATATGTGAGTTACCAGAATATTATCCTACTCGTACAGAAACCACAATTTTAACTAATTTTGCCTCGGAAATCGCTTCTTTAACAGGAATTTGTGAGTTAGTGGAGTTAGGAAGTGGTAGCTCTACCAAAACAAGGTTGTTATTATCTGCCTATGAAAATATGGGTAAACCTTGGCGTTATATTCCCATTGATGTTAGTGGGGAAATGTTAAACCGCAGCTCTTTACAGTTAGCAAAAGAATATTCCTTATTATCGATTTTGGGTTTAGTGGGTACTTATGAACAGGCTTTATGGCATTTACCGCCAAAAGAGTTATCCTCAAGGATGGTAGTTTTTTTGGGTAGTAGCCTAGGTAATTTTACGGGGCTAGAGTGCGATCGTCTTTTTACCGAGATTGCCGAAGTATTGGAGGAAGGAGATTATTTTCTTTTAGGTGTAGATTTACAAAAACCTGTTTCAATTTTAGAAAACGCCTACAATGATTCTCAGGGAGTCACAGCCGAGTTTAATTTAAATATGCTATCCCACCTCAATCAACGCTTTGACGGCAACTTTAGAGCCGATTTATGGACTCACAAGGCGATTTATAATCAAGAACTGAATCAAATTGAAATGTATCTACATTGTGACAAAAAACACCAAGTATCGTTGAAAAGTCTTGATTTAACGGTGGATTTTAGCGATGATGACTTTATTTTAACGGAAATTTCCCGTAAATTTGACCTAACGGAAATGGAAGATTTTTTACAATCCCATCATTTAAATACTATTCAATTTTGGACAGATGAAAAACAATGGTTTGGTCTAATTCTCGCCCAAGTCAGGAAGGGAATGGGGAACAGTTTATAA
- a CDS encoding GTP-binding protein: MTPKTTPHVSSVIGLARASLQQSLSWYASSRRHWNYPPDAKLQGAVKDDLRNLKGALEKLEQQVIKVSAFGLVSRGKSTVINALLGEDVLATGAINGVTKWPKSIRWQPPTGKVEIEFIDTPGLDEIDGESRAQMAREVSQQSDLILFVVAGDITRTEYLALLELRHYHKPLLLVFNKIDLYPDTDIRSIYQQLQQLSDEMNKPLVSPDEVVMVAAQPQPLKVRVELPDGSLREEWEVLPPRVDSLKEKILVILNREGRALLALNALNQAKTAQENIAHKTVELREKEAEKIIWQYAKYKALMVAVNPIVFIDLLVGAIADLTMIRALARLYGLPITSYEAGKLWQTIVKSLMGLIVGEIVTMIMLGFAKTGTAINSLWENPANFTAFAGAGLAQGSIAGYGSYLVGKAAQVYLKNGCTWGNFGTSSVIREIIAQVPADSIISRLSSE, encoded by the coding sequence CAGTAGTCGCCGTCATTGGAATTATCCTCCTGATGCTAAGTTACAAGGGGCTGTTAAGGATGATTTGCGTAACCTTAAGGGGGCGTTGGAAAAATTAGAGCAACAAGTTATTAAGGTGTCTGCGTTTGGTTTAGTCAGCCGAGGAAAATCAACGGTAATTAATGCTTTGTTGGGGGAAGATGTCTTGGCAACGGGGGCTATTAATGGGGTGACAAAATGGCCTAAGTCTATTCGTTGGCAACCACCGACGGGGAAGGTGGAAATTGAGTTTATTGATACTCCAGGATTGGATGAGATTGATGGGGAAAGTCGGGCGCAAATGGCTAGGGAAGTTAGTCAACAGTCAGATTTAATTTTGTTTGTGGTGGCGGGAGATATTACGAGGACGGAATATTTAGCATTGTTGGAGTTACGTCATTATCACAAGCCTTTGTTATTGGTGTTTAATAAGATAGATTTGTATCCTGATACTGATATTCGGAGTATTTATCAGCAGTTACAGCAATTGAGTGATGAGATGAATAAACCTTTAGTTTCCCCTGATGAGGTGGTAATGGTGGCGGCACAGCCCCAGCCTTTAAAGGTAAGGGTAGAGTTACCTGATGGCAGTCTCAGGGAAGAATGGGAGGTTTTACCCCCTCGGGTGGATAGTTTAAAGGAAAAAATATTAGTTATTCTTAATCGGGAAGGTAGGGCGTTATTGGCGTTAAATGCTCTTAATCAGGCGAAAACAGCCCAAGAAAACATTGCCCATAAAACGGTGGAGTTGCGGGAGAAGGAGGCAGAAAAAATTATCTGGCAATATGCTAAATATAAGGCTTTGATGGTGGCTGTTAATCCTATTGTTTTTATCGATTTGTTGGTAGGGGCGATCGCCGATTTGACTATGATTAGGGCGTTAGCGAGATTGTATGGTTTACCGATTACCAGTTATGAGGCGGGGAAGTTGTGGCAAACCATTGTTAAGAGTTTGATGGGTTTAATTGTGGGGGAAATTGTTACCATGATTATGCTCGGTTTTGCAAAAACGGGTACGGCTATAAATAGTTTATGGGAAAATCCTGCTAATTTTACGGCTTTTGCGGGGGCAGGGTTGGCCCAGGGGAGTATCGCAGGATATGGCTCTTATTTAGTGGGTAAAGCGGCTCAGGTATATTTGAAGAATGGTTGCACTTGGGGTAATTTTGGTACTTCTTCGGTAATTCGGGAAATTATTGCTCAAGTACCCGCAGATTCCATTATTTCCCGTTTGAGTAGTGAATAA
- a CDS encoding orange carotenoid-binding protein has product MPFTIDSARNIFPSTLSADAVPATIARFNQLNAEDQLALIWFAYLEMGKTITIAAPGAASMVLAESTLEEIKKMSFQEQSQAMCDLANRADTPLCRTYGGWSPNIKLGFWYQLGKFMEEGIVAPIPEGYKLSANANSVLNTIKGLESGQQITVLRNAVVDMGCDVSKLENYTPVSEPVAPPKDMNQRTNVSIEGVTNKTVLDYMDNLNANDFDTLITLFTPDGALQPPFKRPIVGKENIFRFFKEECQNLKLIPERGVTEPADDGYTQIKVTGKVQTPWFGGNVGMNIAWRFLINPEGKIFFVAIDLLASPKELLNLIR; this is encoded by the coding sequence ATGCCTTTTACCATTGATTCAGCCAGAAACATCTTTCCTAGTACCTTATCAGCGGATGCAGTACCTGCCACCATCGCTCGATTTAACCAATTAAATGCAGAAGACCAACTCGCTTTAATTTGGTTTGCATATTTGGAAATGGGAAAAACTATCACCATCGCAGCCCCAGGGGCCGCCAGTATGGTATTGGCAGAGTCCACCCTTGAAGAAATCAAAAAAATGAGTTTTCAAGAACAATCTCAGGCAATGTGTGACTTAGCCAACCGTGCGGATACCCCTTTATGTCGTACCTATGGGGGATGGTCTCCCAATATTAAATTAGGTTTTTGGTATCAGTTAGGTAAGTTTATGGAGGAAGGTATCGTTGCACCTATTCCTGAAGGTTATAAGCTATCTGCTAACGCTAATTCAGTCTTAAATACTATCAAAGGTTTAGAATCTGGTCAACAAATCACTGTTCTACGTAATGCAGTGGTGGACATGGGATGTGATGTCAGTAAGCTAGAAAATTATACTCCTGTATCTGAGCCTGTGGCCCCTCCTAAGGATATGAACCAAAGAACAAACGTATCCATTGAAGGTGTTACCAACAAAACCGTCCTTGATTACATGGACAATCTCAACGCCAATGATTTTGATACTTTAATTACTTTATTTACCCCTGATGGAGCGCTCCAACCTCCTTTTAAACGTCCTATTGTGGGTAAGGAAAATATTTTTCGTTTCTTCAAAGAAGAGTGTCAAAACCTCAAGCTAATTCCTGAAAGGGGTGTTACTGAACCTGCGGACGATGGATATACTCAAATTAAGGTAACAGGTAAGGTACAAACTCCTTGGTTTGGTGGTAATGTGGGCATGAACATTGCTTGGCGTTTCCTCATCAACCCTGAAGGTAAAATATTCTTCGTTGCGATCGATTTACTCGCTTCCCCTAAGGAGTTATTAAATTTAATTCGTTAA